tatatttatgaaaagcATTTTACATCCAAACAAGTAAGGGTTTCTTGATAGATAAAGAACTTCACTAAAACCTGCAAGAAAACACATCCATAAATGACCTAATTCAGATTACATTTATGAAAAGCATGTCACATCCAAACAATTAAAGGTTTCTGGACAGATAAAGAACTTCAGTAAAACAGTAAATGACACTAACTAATGGAGGATGGAAGTGGGGCTTTATCAATTCACCATTACCTAATTCAGattacattatgaaaaacatgtcaCATCCAAATAAGTAAGGGTTTCTGGATAGATAAAGAACTTCAATAAAACAGTAAATGACACTAACTAATGAGGATGGAAGAAGGTTTATCAATTCACCATTACCTAATTCAGATTACATTTATGAAAAGCATATCACATCCAAACAATTAAGGATTTCTGGATAGATAATGAACTTCACTAAAACagtaaatgacacaaaccaaTACAGAAGATAGAAAGGGAGGGCTTTACCAATTCACCATTACTGTAAACTTCAAAAGCACCCGAACTTTGAAGTGTGGATTGAAGAACATTTCCAAGAAGCCAAGCAGTTGAAATAGTACCAAATCTATTTGCTCGTAAGGTATAGAACCATCGAGGAGGTGCTACAAATCCCAACCTAGGAAATATCTGTTCCCCTGCCATAACAATTCCAATAACTCCAAACTGAAAAACAGGTACTACTTTACTCAACAAACGTTTCGGAAGTGGAGGAGGATAATTTGCTAGAACAATATTTATCCCAGGAAATGATGTTTGCAGCATATTCTTCATTGTCTCTGCTGTCCCTCTGATTTTTAAGAACTTCAAATCAGTAAAATGCACTAACAATGAATCATGTATCAAAACAAACAGTCTAGTCTAATCATACTTATGCTAATTAACAGGTTTCAATCGATAAGAATCTATAATAGTGAACCTGTATGAGCAAGAGGCGCAGAAATTGATGTTGACGGTGTTACCAAAACCAATTGCTCCAACTCCATTTAGTTTCTGCAAATTGatgaattgaaaatatataaaacgaTTAGATGAATAACTGAGGAAGTGGATCTGGACTGACCTGCGATGCTGTAAAATCTAGGGTTTGTGGAGACGGCTGGTGGTGTGGTTTAtcgtgatgatgatgatggtgatgatgatCGGGCTTGGGAGGTGGACGAGGACCAAATAGGTTAACGATATCTGTACAGAAAAGAAAGAGCGGTAATCCAACCAGGAGAAGCTGAAATTTGTCCatggaaagaagaagaagaaagaagaagaaggtctAGAAAGAGAGAATGATTAGaaaaggcaatttcaagtatAGTTTATGATGTGTAGTTTGGCTAGAAATTCTTAtggtgatattttattttaaccccTTAACTTTATTTGTATATTCATATTAGCCCccattaaaacattattaacttttttaatacaTCTAGATCtggattttacaaaaataaaataaaaaataaaacaattaatgcGTCTGCCGGGAGTCGAACCCGGGTCTATTGCTTGGAAGGCAATTATCCTAACCGTTGGACTACAAACGCTTGTTGAATGTTTAAACTTTTCTATTTTAGTtacatgaaaaatatataaaaaaattagttatttaatatgATTGAATTAGGTCGGCAAGGTAGTTTATCAAGACGATCAATAGTAGCTGGTCGAGAGGATGGGAGGCAGCAATGAGAATGTTTTGCGAGTGACGAAAGCCTGATGGAGCAATGTTGGATGGAAATAGTATCCGAGAAATAAGTGTTGGCTAACTCTTTGACAATAACCCACTATACTTTAGAGGAGGCAAGAGTTACATGAAATTTTTTATCTACTTTTTATAACAACATGATTGATTTTAAGTTATAGTTGTagaatttgttttataaataaaacaaaattttaacatttttcgTTTATATCCAAACTCaacgatttaaaaatatttatgttaaactCTCAATTTggattgaacaaaaaaaaatatttttttatttgttttaatctaGATATCTCAAAACATACTTTAATTCtacatatattcataaatttaataatatttttcatgtatatttaaatttaaaacattatttaatttaaatcaatatttaaattaaatatttgaacaaaaaaaatatgtttcaaatgaatttataaatattttttaatttaaattaactcACCAAACAACAAAGGTAAGGTGACAAAAAAAACGATACCGTGTTtacttttcatatatattttcagTTTGTGGCCAATATATAGTCAtacaaaatgatcaaaattcATTCTTATTggtatttaaaataagatttcctaaacataaatatatgCCACTAAATATCGACACTTAAAATAGCGTCAGAAAAAGTAGAGTCGAAAAATATTGACCTACACATAGAATGTGCCGGTAAGGGAACCAACACACATAAAATTACGTCGGTAAATGATAAATATGTGCCGATACAAAATTTACTGACacaaaaaattaatcaattaagttaaataaaagtaattccAAACCTCCTTTTTTCCATAgtcttttaagaatttcaacTTATAATTAAAAAGGATTATCAAACCTCATCTTATTCAAACCAAAACCGCAAgaagaaaatcattaatattatatatttgtgcACTAAACTTATATAAATGTCAAATAGCTAGCTTTCAATTATAACggaaaatcaaataatatgCCTCCTCTGTTTGTTGTAGAGTCCGTTTGAGATAGTTATGTTATATTTTCATATGATATAAACAAACACgaaacataaacaaacaaaaaaattgacttggcccaatattatattaaaacagcTTCATTACTTGATGCACAAGTTACATGACACAATGATTAATGTTCCTTATTTTGTAGTGCAATCAATATATGATTGTccatagatagatagatatgcATCTTGATCATAAACAAAGtagagattattattattactagttGATGAAAGAGTTGAACAAAGAAGGAAGGATGAAGGGAGATTGGCAGGCTGAGAGAGCTGTACTCCAAGAAAAAGATGATTCGTTTTCCGAGTTTTTCGACACTTCCGCTTTCTTCCGCCTCTTCGCAGCACCTTCAAACTCTTCTTCTTCGTCCTCTTCGGATTCTTCCTCGTCGCAGAGAGAAGGAAGACACGTCGGGGAATTCAGCTTGACTGTTTTCGAGACTCTGTTTTCGTCTTTGATCCTATCTAGGTATCTTCCTTGAGCTTCAATCTTCGTTTTTAAACTTCTTTGAACCTTTTTTTCacgaaaatttaaaaaaaaaatgaaattcttacttaaaaacgtcttaaattaaagttaaaacataaaattcgtgtaaattccaaaaaataatataaaaaaataacatttctaCCTCATTCTGATCATTCAAACGCATCTGGACTTGTTTGTACAATTGTAATGCTTCGTTGAGCTGAGCACCTCTATAATTAACAaggaataatttaaatattaatttaaatgatttttttaaaaatattataaaaataattaattaaaactgacGAGGTGACGCTGAAGTTGGGTAGTATTTCAGAAACACTTCGCTTCTCGTATTTTCCCCCTGCTCGAACATATCaattatgttaataatattatataggaAGATTCAAGAAAGTTCTAGAACATACTGTTGGAAGATTCTGGAATGAATTTCAACATCCTATACTTCTGTAAGTGACTTTTGACATGGAAGATTGTAAGCCCCTTTACCCCCATAGCTCTAAGTATGCCCTTCGGTGTAGCCCCTgccattaattaaattaattattatctacGAATCGGGTCGGGTCGAATCGGGTCGGAAAACTTAAGAAACTTACTATCAGGGCCACCAAGCTGGTTGACAGACCTCTCAAACAGTTCATGAAGCTCCTGGGTCCATTTCAAACGTTCTTTAGCCGACCCTCCGTCGGGTCGACCCGAACCCATTTTGCTTTGAAAATATGTGGGCTAATGATAATAATAAGCAAAAGATATAGAGAGAGATGGTTTTAGTTATTAGGAACAAGAAAGATCCTTTATTACTTATAATACtaagaacaagaaaaaaaatgtttgagagAAAGTGGTGGAAATTTCTGTCGATAGATACTAAGAACtagtttgatttaaa
This is a stretch of genomic DNA from Impatiens glandulifera chromosome 4, dImpGla2.1, whole genome shotgun sequence. It encodes these proteins:
- the LOC124934425 gene encoding selT-like protein, which produces MDKFQLLLVGLPLFLFCTDIVNLFGPRPPPKPDHHHHHHHHDKPHHQPSPQTLDFTASQKLNGVGAIGFGNTVNINFCASCSYRGTAETMKNMLQTSFPGINIVLANYPPPLPKRLLSKVVPVFQFGVIGIVMAGEQIFPRLGFVAPPRWFYTLRANRFGTISTAWLLGNVLQSTLQSSGAFEVYSNGELVFSKLKEHRFPSEIELKDLVGKTVSNGGILDGPGENLWS
- the LOC124933437 gene encoding myb family transcription factor PHL7-like, translating into MGSGRPDGGSAKERLKWTQELHELFERSVNQLGGPDRATPKGILRAMGVKGLTIFHVKSHLQKYRMLKFIPESSNRGKYEKRSVSEILPNFSVTSGAQLNEALQLYKQVQMRLNDQNEVQRSLKTKIEAQGRYLDRIKDENRVSKTVKLNSPTCLPSLCDEEESEEDEEEEFEGAAKRRKKAEVSKNSENESSFSWSTALSACQSPFILPSLFNSFIN